A single Acidobacteriota bacterium DNA region contains:
- the lptB gene encoding LPS export ABC transporter ATP-binding protein, with protein sequence MSASTLRTEGLTKSYGGRTVVRNVDLELSSGEVVGLLGPNGAGKTTTFAMVVGLTGPDAGRVLLDGQDVTADPMYVRARKGIGYLPQEPSVFRGLTVQENILAILETLPLDAATRQARLKELLQELGLTPLARAKAYTLSGGERRRVEITRALVNRPKFILLDEPFAGIDPIAVADIQKIVVHLKDRGIGVLVTDHNVRETLKMTDRAYIVHDGVIFRSGTPSGLAADEDVKRIYLGAEFRLD encoded by the coding sequence ATGTCGGCATCGACGCTCAGGACTGAAGGCCTGACCAAGTCGTACGGCGGCCGTACGGTCGTGCGGAACGTGGACCTCGAGCTGTCGTCGGGCGAAGTCGTCGGCCTGCTCGGCCCGAACGGCGCCGGCAAGACGACGACGTTCGCCATGGTCGTCGGGCTGACCGGACCCGACGCGGGCCGCGTGCTCCTCGACGGGCAGGACGTCACGGCCGATCCGATGTACGTGCGCGCGCGCAAGGGCATCGGGTACCTGCCGCAGGAGCCGTCCGTCTTCCGAGGGTTGACGGTCCAGGAGAACATCCTGGCGATCCTGGAGACGCTGCCGCTCGACGCCGCGACGCGGCAAGCGCGGCTCAAGGAACTGCTGCAGGAACTGGGCTTGACGCCGCTCGCGCGCGCCAAGGCCTACACGCTCTCGGGTGGCGAGCGCCGGCGCGTCGAGATCACCCGCGCGCTCGTCAACCGGCCGAAGTTCATCCTGCTCGACGAGCCGTTCGCCGGCATCGATCCCATCGCCGTCGCCGACATCCAGAAGATTGTGGTACATCTCAAGGACCGGGGCATCGGCGTCCTCGTGACGGATCACAACGTGCGTGAGACGCTGAAGATGACCGATCGGGCGTACATCGTTCACGACGGCGTGATCTTCAGGAGCGGGACCCCGTCGGGCCTGGCCGCCGACGAGGACGTGAAGAGAATTTACCTCGGAGCGGAATTCCGGCTGGACTAA
- the rpoN gene encoding RNA polymerase factor sigma-54, whose translation MAIQQKLHARLVQKLILTPSLQQAIKLLPMTTIELSELLNQEMTENPLLEEVPVEDPAQDLQTAADQPEPEKKDERKDDPWDDQDYEYFFGEYLDDGYRPRQPQEVKELPPIENTLSSKGSLADHLMWQLSLQASDPEIREIGTAIVGNIDDDGYLVASVNEIAALGDWDAAAVERALEHVQAFDPVGVGARDLQECLLLQIKHLGLAGSPVETIIRDHLRLLQNHKIPELARVLGMEPEEVKQHIEVIKRLDPKPGSRYSPTDSQYVIPDVYVIKTDDGYRAVLNEDGLPQLRISPVYRRLLDKGGEVSDETRAYVKDKFRAALWLLKSVDQRQKTILKVATSLINFQRAFLDHGIEHLRPLVLRDVANDIGMHESTVSRVVNNKYMHTPQGVYELKFFFHSGISSSYGENVSSVTIKQRIKKIVGAEDVRRPLSDSKIMSILQKEGLVLARRTIAKYREELKIPTSNQRKMLY comes from the coding sequence ATGGCGATTCAGCAGAAACTCCACGCGCGGCTCGTTCAGAAGCTCATCCTGACGCCGTCGCTGCAGCAGGCGATCAAGCTGCTGCCGATGACGACGATCGAGCTGTCCGAGCTGCTGAACCAGGAGATGACCGAGAATCCGCTCCTCGAAGAGGTGCCGGTCGAGGATCCCGCGCAGGACCTGCAAACGGCCGCCGATCAGCCCGAGCCGGAGAAGAAGGACGAGCGGAAAGACGACCCGTGGGACGACCAGGACTACGAGTACTTCTTCGGTGAGTACCTCGACGACGGCTATCGGCCGCGGCAGCCGCAGGAAGTCAAAGAGCTGCCGCCGATCGAGAACACGCTGTCGAGCAAGGGCTCGCTGGCCGATCATCTGATGTGGCAGCTCAGCCTGCAGGCGAGCGATCCCGAGATTCGCGAGATCGGCACGGCGATCGTCGGCAACATCGACGACGACGGCTATCTGGTGGCGTCGGTCAACGAGATTGCCGCGCTCGGCGACTGGGACGCCGCCGCCGTGGAACGCGCGCTCGAGCACGTGCAGGCGTTCGATCCGGTTGGCGTGGGCGCGCGCGATCTGCAAGAGTGTCTGCTGCTGCAGATCAAGCACCTCGGTCTCGCCGGCTCGCCGGTCGAAACCATCATCCGGGACCATCTCCGTCTCCTGCAGAATCACAAGATCCCGGAGCTCGCGCGCGTGCTCGGCATGGAGCCGGAGGAAGTCAAACAGCACATCGAGGTCATCAAGCGGCTCGATCCGAAGCCGGGATCCCGCTACAGTCCGACCGACTCGCAGTACGTGATTCCGGACGTCTACGTCATCAAGACCGACGACGGGTATCGTGCCGTGCTGAACGAGGACGGCCTCCCGCAGTTGCGGATCAGCCCGGTCTACCGCCGGCTGCTCGACAAGGGCGGGGAAGTCTCCGACGAGACGCGGGCCTACGTGAAGGACAAGTTCCGTGCGGCGCTGTGGCTCCTGAAGTCCGTGGACCAGCGGCAGAAGACGATTCTCAAGGTCGCGACGAGCCTCATCAACTTCCAGCGCGCGTTCCTCGACCACGGCATCGAGCACCTCCGCCCGCTGGTGCTGCGCGACGTGGCGAACGACATCGGCATGCACGAATCGACCGTCTCGCGCGTCGTGAACAACAAGTACATGCACACGCCGCAGGGCGTGTACGAGCTGAAGTTCTTCTTCCACAGCGGGATCAGCAGCTCCTACGGCGAGAACGTGTCGTCGGTCACGATCAAGCAGCGCATCAAGAAGATCGTCGGCGCCGAGGACGTCCGCCGTCCGCTGAGCGACTCGAAGATCATGAGCATCCTGCAGAAGGAGGGGCTCGTGCTGGCGCGCCGCACCATCGCCAAGTACCGCGAGGAACTGAAGATCCCGACGTCCAATCAGCGCAAGATGCTCTACTGA
- a CDS encoding HPF/RaiA family ribosome-associated protein, with translation MTFTITGRHLKVSEPARTEIRQKMRALERVLNDNAVSATCVLLQERQMVVCELSVHARGGHRLHAVGRHALVVGAAAAAVDKLVPQARRLTERWKAKRRDRTAQPVAEKPAPEPALPPVTVPKVVRSRGYTARPLTVADAALELASSQAPVLVFRHATSDSLAVLFRRADGAFGLIETTGV, from the coding sequence ATGACGTTCACGATTACCGGCCGGCACCTGAAGGTGTCCGAGCCCGCCCGGACAGAAATCCGTCAGAAGATGCGCGCGCTCGAGCGCGTGCTGAACGACAACGCCGTGTCCGCGACCTGCGTGCTCCTGCAGGAGCGGCAGATGGTCGTCTGCGAGCTGAGCGTGCACGCGCGCGGAGGCCACCGGCTGCACGCGGTCGGCCGCCACGCGCTCGTCGTCGGCGCCGCGGCCGCCGCCGTGGACAAGCTCGTGCCCCAAGCCAGGCGGCTCACGGAGCGCTGGAAGGCCAAGCGTCGTGATCGCACCGCGCAGCCGGTGGCCGAGAAGCCGGCGCCTGAGCCGGCGTTGCCGCCGGTGACCGTGCCGAAGGTCGTCCGCTCGCGCGGCTACACCGCGCGGCCGCTGACCGTCGCGGACGCGGCGCTCGAGCTGGCGTCGAGCCAGGCGCCGGTGCTCGTGTTCCGTCACGCGACGTCCGACAGCCTCGCCGTGCTCTTCCGCCGTGCAGACGGCGCGTTCGGACTGATCGAGACGACCGGCGTCTGA
- the rapZ gene encoding RNase adapter RapZ has product MARAATAATRRRAPAIARRRPSPKAAGPRASFVVVTGLSGAGKSHAIRALEDLGYLCVDNLPVALVPTFADLTLHAPEGERRAAVVIDVREGQGLSRFPALYRQLKRSAPGAVRLVFLDAAESALLRRFSETRRPHPLALNRTVAEGLAEERRLLEPIRRLADQVLDTSSLTVHELRRRIRETVGGTRTISPLVVTVLSFGFRHGVPEDADLVFDVRFLPNPHFVRALRPRTGRHAGVRQYVLETPQSRRFLRLTVDLLRFLIPQYIHEGKAYLTIAVGCTGGRHRSVAIAEAIVGRLKHLRGTQFRVRHRDVDES; this is encoded by the coding sequence ATGGCCCGGGCAGCGACCGCCGCGACCCGCCGGCGGGCGCCGGCAATCGCCAGACGCCGCCCGTCGCCCAAGGCGGCCGGGCCGCGCGCGTCGTTCGTGGTCGTGACCGGCCTGTCTGGCGCGGGCAAGTCTCACGCCATCCGTGCGCTCGAGGACCTCGGTTATCTCTGCGTCGACAACCTGCCGGTTGCACTCGTGCCGACGTTCGCGGACCTGACGCTGCACGCGCCCGAAGGCGAACGGCGCGCGGCGGTCGTCATCGATGTCCGCGAGGGCCAGGGCCTCTCGAGGTTCCCGGCGCTCTACCGCCAACTGAAGCGTTCGGCCCCAGGCGCCGTGCGGCTCGTGTTCCTCGACGCGGCCGAGAGCGCGCTCTTGCGCCGCTTCAGCGAGACGCGCCGCCCGCATCCGTTGGCGCTCAACCGGACCGTAGCCGAGGGCCTCGCGGAAGAGCGCCGCCTGCTCGAGCCGATTCGCCGGCTCGCCGACCAGGTGCTCGACACGAGCAGCCTCACCGTCCACGAGCTGCGACGCCGGATCCGGGAAACGGTCGGCGGCACGCGCACGATCTCGCCGCTCGTCGTCACGGTGCTGAGCTTCGGGTTCCGCCACGGTGTGCCCGAGGATGCCGATCTCGTCTTCGACGTGCGTTTCCTGCCGAACCCGCACTTCGTGCGGGCGCTGCGGCCGCGCACCGGCCGTCATGCCGGCGTGAGGCAGTACGTGCTCGAGACGCCGCAAAGCCGCCGGTTCCTGCGGCTCACGGTCGACCTGCTGCGATTCCTGATTCCGCAGTACATCCACGAGGGCAAGGCCTACCTCACGATCGCCGTCGGGTGCACCGGCGGCCGCCACCGATCGGTCGCGATCGCCGAGGCGATCGTCGGGCGGCTCAAGCATCTGCGCGGCACGCAGTTTCGCGTGCGGCACCGCGACGTCGACGAGAGCTGA
- a CDS encoding cupin domain-containing protein: MDNVVRVEKPWGYELRWAKTDRYVGKIIHIDKGHALSLQYHNVKDETIYLWSGRMLFELDVNGTLTRREMSPGDCVHVTPPTIHRMTAIEDCDVFEVSTPELDDVVRLEDRYGRGDR; this comes from the coding sequence ATGGACAATGTCGTACGGGTCGAGAAGCCGTGGGGCTACGAGCTGCGCTGGGCGAAGACCGACCGCTATGTCGGCAAGATCATCCACATCGACAAGGGGCACGCCCTGAGCCTGCAGTACCACAACGTGAAGGACGAGACGATCTACCTCTGGTCCGGCAGGATGCTGTTCGAGCTCGACGTGAACGGGACGCTGACCAGACGGGAGATGTCGCCCGGCGACTGCGTGCACGTCACGCCGCCGACGATCCACCGCATGACGGCGATCGAGGACTGCGACGTGTTCGAGGTCTCCACGCCCGAACTCGACGACGTCGTTCGGCTCGAGGATCGTTACGGCAGGGGCGACCGATAA